TTCAAGTCCCCTATCATCCCCAAGCCTATCATTGTTTTGACTCTGGCAAACTATATTTTCCAATTGCCGAATATCCTCTGATTCGGGAAATCCTGCAAACCATATATCCAGAATCTCGCCATCATTTTCAACCACAGACTCCTCTATTTACCAAGTTTCTCGCACCAGGTATGAGTTTTGCAGAATTACCGCTTAAAAAATTCTCCCCCCAGGAAACTTTTGGTATTAACCGTTGTCAAATAGTTGCTAATGCATTATTTGAAGCTTGGCAACAGGGAAATAATTCTTCTAGTGAGAAAATAGAACTTATCGAGCAACACTTTGCTTGGTTAGATATTGATTTACACCATCCATACCTTAACCCCTCTTCCCCAGATATTTATCAACCTTTGAAAGCATAAATCTGGTGTCTCCCCAATCCAGTATGATTTTAATAATTACTAAAATCTCAAAAACTCGCTTTCTCAGCTAAACATGGATTTTGTCTATCCACGTACAATCAGATTTGCAGATACAGATGCCGCAGGTGTAGTATATTTTGCAAATGTTTTAAATATTTGCCATGAAGCATATGAAGAATCTCTCGCATTCTCCGGAATTCAGATTCAAGATTTTTTCACACCCAAAATAATTGCTTTTCCGATTGTTCACGCTTATGTTGATTTTTTCTATCCTTTACACTGTGGTGATCAAATATCAATTCATCTGCAATCAACACAATTAACTATAGATAAGTTTGAAATTACCTACGAAATATTTCAGGAAGAAAAATTAGCGGCAAAAGCATTAACACGACACGTATGTATTGATACTGGGAGTAGGAAAAAGACACCATTACCCGAATATATCCATAATTGGCTAATTAATTAAAATATACTCTTATCCGATTCTCAATTATTCCTTTCTATTAATTCTTTGGCGATTGATTCTAAACTACCTCGATTGACTTTACCTTGAGCATTACGTGGTATTTCATCTACCAACAACCAATACTTAGGAATTTTAAATCTGCTCAACTTATTTTGAATAGAACTTTTAATTTTATCCTCAGAAACAGAGAAATGATTAACTGTGTAAATAGCAGTTATTACCTGTCCCCATTCTAAATTTGGAATCCCAACTACACAAACATCCTGCACCATTCCTGTGTCTCTAATTACAGACTCAATTTCCACAGGATAAACATTTTCTCCCCCAGTAATAATCTTATCACTATTTCTACCAATGATATGTAAATATCCCCTTTCGTCCCAAAAACCCATATCATCGGTATGCCAAATAGAGGGTGAAATATGAGTATTCAAAGGATAATATCCTAAAGTTAATGATTGAGATTGAATACTAATTGTCTTTGTTTGGGGATGAATTGTGACTTTTGCGTGGGGGAGTACCTTCCCAACAGAATTATTACCCGCAAGAAAATCCTCTGGTTTGAGAGTGACAATTTGAGATGCAGTTTCTGTCATTCCGTAGGTAAGAGCAATGGAAATTTTTTTTTCCCTAGCTTTTGTTAATAATTCTTCATTGGTAGCAGCACCACCCACAAGTAC
The Calothrix sp. 336/3 DNA segment above includes these coding regions:
- a CDS encoding thioesterase family protein, whose protein sequence is MDFVYPRTIRFADTDAAGVVYFANVLNICHEAYEESLAFSGIQIQDFFTPKIIAFPIVHAYVDFFYPLHCGDQISIHLQSTQLTIDKFEITYEIFQEEKLAAKALTRHVCIDTGSRKKTPLPEYIHNWLIN